The Triticum urartu cultivar G1812 chromosome 5, Tu2.1, whole genome shotgun sequence genome contains the following window.
GTTTGTATCTGGCTTGATGATGAACTTGACATCAAGGAACTCCTTGATGTTTCGAAGTGATTCTATAGCGTGCGGTGTCAGCTGTCCCACGCGAACCTTTGACACATCAGGCGGGCATAGAGCGCACAGCATGAACAGAAGGCCCTGCAAATTGTTTACAAGAGAAACATCATGTGGCTAACAGAAGAAGCATTTTGAAGCAAGATTCAGAAAGAGCCATAGAAGGAAAGTTAGACACGGTCTCAGACATTATCTTGCCAAAATGAACCAAGGACCAGGTTGGCAGAAGAACTAGCATAAAAAGATCATTCTGACGGACTACATCCATGCATACAATGTTCAGTTTGAATTTTTTATTCTTATCCAACTTTTGTGGCTGGCTTTTGAGTTATTAATACAATGGAAGAAAGGATTCTCCCCTGCTGTGTTCtcgagagggggggggggggggggggatgctAGAATTGCTAATTTATCTTCCTACAACATCATCAGCCAAAATAATAAATGACCATTATTGTTGCAGAGCGGTCTAAGTGCTTCAGAGTAGACAAAAAACACAGTAGTGATCATAAATCGTAGGAGAAGCATGTAAAGAAAACACAAATTATCAGCCACAATATAAAAATATCTGCCACCAGCCAGCTAAATAATATAAGAAAGGAATAAACTGGAATGAAATATCAGACCTGATGTGTTGAGTCAACAACTCCTCCTTGAGCCACCTCTTCTAGCAGCATCGATGCAACTTGCTCACCAAGATCCTCTGGAGACATTAGCTCAGGCTTCTTAGATTGTTCACTCATTTCATCAACATTGGGATAACTCACAGTAGCATCTGCAGAAATCAGACAGCCTGTTGTGGTCTCAGCAACTACTGATACGCCATAGCCTGCTGACCTGCCAAAAGATGAATAAATTTAAATTTTTGAATAGCAGGACACCAGGAGATAACAGCACATTGTGTCACTAATAATATTCAACAGGTTCTACTTCAAGTTGGAAACGTACAATCCACCAGATAAACCAGCTCTATGATCGGTGAAGATATGAACATCCGGAATAAACTTATTGAAGAGTCCACGTGCAGCATAGAGGATACGGTTTTCAATCTGTGGAGATACATTGGTTGAGAATGTTACACCTCTTATCCTCTTTACCATTCCTTCATCAATCCAATTAACTGCCTGCAAAAACACTTGATATTAGAAGGGAATG
Protein-coding sequences here:
- the LOC125555743 gene encoding probable RNA 3'-terminal phosphate cyclase-like protein, whose amino-acid sequence is MSLLHLLDKVSDQHVIDVNDTGTKVGYKPGVVLGGKDLEHDCGVHRGIGYFIEPLILLGLFARSPLSIRLKGITNDTKDPSVDTFRMVTLHMLKHFGVPLEGLELKIENRGAPPRGGGEVLLRVPNINSTLKAVNWIDEGMVKRIRGVTFSTNVSPQIENRILYAARGLFNKFIPDVHIFTDHRAGLSGGLSAGYGVSVVAETTTGCLISADATVSYPNVDEMSEQSKKPELMSPEDLGEQVASMLLEEVAQGGVVDSTHQGLLFMLCALCPPDVSKVRVGQLTPHAIESLRNIKEFLDVKFIIKPDTNSNTVTLKCVGAGVKNLARKIS